GGATATTTCTCGAAAAGCTTCTTAATATTCACGCCGTATTTATCAATGTAGTCGTTCAGAGGCTTAAACAAGCCGCCCTGGATATTTTTCATGGTCTGGTCCTGATCCAGCTGATAGATAACATCAGGCAAGTCTGCTCCCGCCGCAAGTCGAGGGCTTATCGCATCTTGATACGTAGACGGGGGCAGCAGCTCCCAGTTGACGTTGATGCCAGCACGTTTGCTAATCTCTTGCACGATCGGAGCTTGGCTCAAATCTACGTTGTTCGTCCAGGCATTCGTTGCCAAAATTTTGAGCGCAGCGTCCTTTTTATCGGTGATGGGACCCGCTCCTGTATAGGTAAAGCTGGAAGCTGCAGCTGTGGCAGGAGCAGCCGAATTCTGCTCTCCCGCAGCAGATGTGCTGGTCGGCGCATTGGAACCGCCTCCGCTTGAGCAGGCAGCCGCCACTAATGTGAATAGAGCGGTAATCAAGGTAACACTCGCGGTTGTTTGTAATGTTTTTCTCATTTGAATAACCCTCCTTGTTTGTATGAAGCTTGGTTCTCTATGCGTAAAGAGTATTGCTACCCTTTCACTGCCCCTAATGTAATTCCGCGTACGAAGTACTTTTGGATGAACGGATAGATCGTAATAATCGGCAAAATGCTAACAACGATGGAGACATAGCGGACCTGCAGCGTCGATACGGCAAGTGCTTTGGCTGCCGTCTCTCCGCCCATCTTCTGCATAATTTCCGGAGAAGCCATGATGAGCACCCTTCGCAAGAAAATCTGCAAAGGCTGAAGTTCCGCATTTCCTAGATACAGCAAGGCATTAAAGAAATCGTTCCAGTGCGCCACTGCATAATACAGAGTCAGAACAGCCAGTGTAGGCTTGGTCAGCGGCACGGCAATTCGGAACAGCATGGTAAAGTCCCTCGCTCCGTCCATTGTAGCGCTTTCAAAAATCTCATTCGGGATGTTCTCAAACGCGGAGCGCAATATCATAACGTTAAAGGTGCTCACCAGCACCGGCAAAATCATGGCCCATCTCGTGTTATACAGACCAAGCTCAGTAATAATCATATAGAGAGGAATGAGCCCTCCGGAGAAATACATCGTAAAAGCAATATA
This genomic window from Paenibacillus hexagrammi contains:
- a CDS encoding carbohydrate ABC transporter permease, whose amino-acid sequence is MSKPWTDRSFYVLVYSVVIIAILVTLYPFVYVVSISMSSVAAIDSKQVTLLPVDLSFSGYKMVLGYSELWRSYYNTIWYTVVGTICNLVATCLAAYPLSRKRFFLRRKLNFYIAFTMYFSGGLIPLYMIITELGLYNTRWAMILPVLVSTFNVMILRSAFENIPNEIFESATMDGARDFTMLFRIAVPLTKPTLAVLTLYYAVAHWNDFFNALLYLGNAELQPLQIFLRRVLIMASPEIMQKMGGETAAKALAVSTLQVRYVSIVVSILPIITIYPFIQKYFVRGITLGAVKG